The Coffea arabica cultivar ET-39 chromosome 3c, Coffea Arabica ET-39 HiFi, whole genome shotgun sequence genome contains a region encoding:
- the LOC113734822 gene encoding splicing factor 3B subunit 6-like protein, translated as MATISLRKGNTRLPPEVNRVLYVRNLPFNITSEEMYDIFGKYGAIRQIRIGTNKDTRGTAFVVYEDIYDAKTAVDHLSGFNVANRYLIVLYYQQAKMSKKFDQKKKEEEITKLQEKYGVGLAAKDK; from the coding sequence ATGGCGACAATCAGCTTAAGGAAGGGCAACACAAGGCTTCCACCGGAGGTGAACAGAGTTCTCTACGTCCGAAACCTTCCGTTCAACATCACCAGCGAGGAAATGTACGATATATTCGGGAAATACGGCGCCATCCGGCAGATTCGAATCGGCACGAACAAGGATACTCGCGGCACCGCCTTCGTTGTCTATGAAGATATCTATGATGCTAAAACCGCCGTCGACCACTTGTCTGGCTTCAATGTCGCCAACAGATACCTCATCGTTCTCTACTACCAGCAAGCTAAGATGAGCAAGAAGTTTGaccagaagaagaaagaagaagagataACTAAGTTGCAAGAGAAGTATGGGGTTGGTCTGGCCGCTAAAGATAAGTAG